In Primulina eburnea isolate SZY01 chromosome 5, ASM2296580v1, whole genome shotgun sequence, a single window of DNA contains:
- the LOC140831441 gene encoding uncharacterized protein produces the protein MAPTRRSCMRRFQNPDLLIFDPEIERTARRLRKARRDEIKAMAENRDNQNELPREVPIREHFRPVINAHYSGIARGTIAANNFELKPALINMVQQNQFGGAATADPHLHLRTFLEITDTVKINGVSDEIIRLRLFPFSLRDHARSWLQSLPLGSVTTWADLVTKFLSKYFPPAKSAQLKIDITNFRQREFEVLYEAWERYEELLRKCPNHGYADWVQIELFYNGLDRPTRGNVDAAAGGTIFSKTPDEAYDLLEQMTINSYQWPSKRSGSRKPAGVYAVDPITSLTAQVSALTAQIAAINKPGQSTSEVALVTAEEEPVMEEAQYINNRGFGGYRGNPTPNTYHPSLRNHENFSYANNKNVLNPPPGFNTQKGEGKPSFEDLIGQLANALKDQNRGQFPSNTEVNPREQCKAVTLRSGKEIGVQEPTEESVEVTVEEDEGKSESVGEEEVEELEKVLKPQPLPKVNLPYPQRFKKKGLDDQYAKFLEIFKKIHINIPFADALEQMP, from the exons ATGGCGCCTACGAGAAGAAGT tgcatgcgaagatttCAAAATCCCGACTTGCTGATTTTTGATCCggaaatcgaaagaactgccAGGAGATTAAGGAAAGCAAGGAGAGATGAAATTAAAGCAATGGCTGAAAATAGAGATAATCAGAATGAGCTCCCTAGAGAGGTGCCAATCAGGGAACATTTCCGTCCAGTCATAAACGCTCACTACTCTGGAATAGCTCGTGGAACTATTGCTGCTAATAACTTCGAGTTAAAGCCCGCACTCatcaacatggttcaacagaaccaattTGGAGGAGCAGCCACCGCAGATCCCCATCTTCACCTCAGAACTTTTCTGGAGATCACGGATACGGTAAAAATTAACGGTGTTTCTGACGAAATTATTCGATTACGCCTGTTTCCATTTTCTCTTAGGGATCACGCAAGAAGTTGGCTCCAATCTCTACCGCTGGGCAGTGTTACTACTTGGGCAGATTTGGTTACGAAGTTTCTGTCAAAGTACTTCCCTCCTGCTAAATCTGCTCAGCTGAAAATAGATATCACCAACTTCAGGCAGAGAGAATTTGAAGTGTTATATGAGGCGTGGGAGCGATACGAGGAATTACTCAGGAAGTGCCCGAATCATGGCTATGCAGATTGGGTGCAGATTGAGTTGTTTTACAATGGTTTAGATAGGCCAACTAGAGGAAATGTGGATGCAGCCGCCGGAGGTACTATTTTTTCTAAAACACCTGATGAGgcctatgatttgcttgaacagatgaccatcaacagttatcagtggccgagTAAAAGATCTGGATCAAGGAAACCTGCTGGAGTGTATGCTGTAGACCCAATCACATCACTTACTGCACAGGTTTCGGCATTGACCGCACAGATTGCAGCGATTAACAAGCCAGGCCAATCTACGTCTGAGGTAGCATTGGTAACTGCTGAGGAAGAGCCAGTTATGGAGGAAGCTCAGTACATCAACAACCGTGGCTTTGGAGGCTATAGAGGTAATCCtacccctaatacttatcatccaaGTTTAAGGAATCACGAGAATTTCTCCTATGCAAACAACAAGAACGTGTTAAATCccccaccggggttcaatacacaaAAAGGGGAAGGAAAGCCATCTTTTGAAGATCTG ATTGGGCAACTAGCCAATGCTTTAAAAGATCAGAATCGAGGACAGTTTCCCAGCAATACCGAGGTGAATCCTAGGGAACAGTGCAAGGCTGTCACACTGAGGAGTGGCAAAGAAATTGGTGTCCAAGAGCCTACTGAAGAAAGTGTAGAGGTTACAGTTGAGGAAGATGAAGGAAAGAGCGAAAGTGTTGGAGAAGAGGAAGTAGAGGAACTTGAGAAAGTACTTAAACCACAGCCCTTACCGAAGGTGAATCTTCCATATCCACAGaggttcaagaagaaaggaCTAGATGATCAGTATGCGAAGTTcctggaaattttcaagaaaatacacATCAACATCCCATTTGCCGATGCATTGGAGCAAATGCCCTAA